The uncultured Bacteroides sp. DNA segment ATATTGCATTGAGTGATCCGTTGCCCGAAGATAACTGGACGGGACCTGTAGGATTTATCCATAATGTAATCTTAAACAATTACCTGAAAGATCACGAAGCACCCGAAGATATAGAATACTACATGTGTGGCCCGGGCCCGATGGCTAAGGCAGTAGAAACAATGCTGTATGATTTGGGAGTACCACGTAACATGTTGATGTTTGATGATTTTGGTGGTTAACATCCGATTTCTCATAGATCGCTAAATATAAAACGGCAGAAGACAATACCTCTTCTGTCGTTTTTTTTATTGTACATAGTTGCTAAATGAAAACAATGCCGTACCTTTGTGGCATGCTATTAAACAATGAAACAATACGGACAGCACTTGATAACTTGAAGATCGAGGCGCTGAATCCGATGCAGGAAGCCGCACTGGACTCTGCCATCGGTAGAGAAGATTTGATTTTACTCTCGCCCACAGGGTCGGGAAAAACATTGGCTTACTTACTCCCTTTATTATTGATACTGAAACCTGAAGTAGAAGGTGTTCAAACGCTAATTTTAGTGCCATCCAGAGAGTTGGCTTTGCAGATAGATAGTGTGTTTCGTGAAATGAACACGCCTTGGAAAACGGTTTGCTGCTACGGTGGTCACCCCATAGCGGAAGAGAAAAAAACAATTCTGGGCAACCATCCGGCTATTGTTATTGGTACGCCGGGACGTATCACTGATCATCTTTCGAAAGGAAATTTTAATACCGATAATATTCATACGCTCATTATTGATGAGTTCGACAAGTCTCTTGAATACGGTTTTCATGATGAGATGGCGGAGATCATTGCGCAACTGCCGGGATTGAAGAAGCGTATGCTTTTGTCGGCTACGGATGCGGAAGAGATTCCACAATTTGCCGGATTGAACAATCGTGTTGTGAAGCTGAATTACCTCACCACCGGTGAGCAAGAAGAATCTCGCTTGCACTTGATGAAGGTACTTTCTTCATCCAAAGATAAAGTAGATGCACTTTTTACTTTGCTTTGTGCGCTAGGCAGTAGCTCGAGCATCGTG contains these protein-coding regions:
- a CDS encoding DEAD/DEAH box helicase, coding for MLLNNETIRTALDNLKIEALNPMQEAALDSAIGREDLILLSPTGSGKTLAYLLPLLLILKPEVEGVQTLILVPSRELALQIDSVFREMNTPWKTVCCYGGHPIAEEKKTILGNHPAIVIGTPGRITDHLSKGNFNTDNIHTLIIDEFDKSLEYGFHDEMAEIIAQLPGLKKRMLLSATDAEEIPQFAGLNNRVVKLNYLTTGEQEESRLHLMKVLSSSKDKVDALFTLLCALGSSSSIVFCNHREAVDRVSALLKEKGLDNESFHGGMEQPDRERALYKFRNGSCHVLVSTDLAARGLDIPEVEHIIHYHLPVNEEAFTHRNGRTARWDARGTSYLILHGEEQVPAYISEDIDLFALPENPSRPPKPLWATLYIGKGKKDKLNKIDIVGFLYKKGNLGKEDVGRVDVKEHYAFVAIRRSKMKQLFTLVHGEKIKGMKTIIEEAD